In the Bicyclus anynana chromosome 6, ilBicAnyn1.1, whole genome shotgun sequence genome, one interval contains:
- the LOC128198179 gene encoding uncharacterized protein LOC128198179 yields MSSVSFTVNETLDILNKLLEINKTHPSEMAELIELTHICMEQNYFRFNNDYYQQNEGLAMGSPLSPLMADIFMDDFENKNIVKNNHILYYYRYVDDIIICWTGTDKQLDVFVDKLNNLHPKIKFKLEIEQNNSLNFLDVTITRVNNRHHFGIYRKPTYTDITIPASSCHPWQHKLAAFHSYVHRLMSIPLTRDQYNKELNIIYRMAISNGYNPNIVNRIINKKQLVLIRKELYGIPLEKPKKFKASLTYFGPVSERIAKTLRKHDINVAFRTNNSLKNICNGKDKLEKQHKSGVYKLQCSECNATYIGQTGRNFDTRYKEHISAVRNDRPQRSHFAKHLLDTGHKLADNHMYDILHTCNKGLRLCVLEQLEIIKHNKSGITLLNEQIELSKSPLIKMFECDAR; encoded by the exons atgtccagtgtttcgtttac agtaaacgaaacactggacattttaaataaattgttagaaataaataaaacgcatccttctgaaatggcagagttgattgagttaacacatatatgtatggaacaaaattattttagatttaataatgattactaccagcaaaatgaagggctagctatgggatcacctttgagtcccttaatggctgacatatttatggatgactttgaaaataaaaatattgttaaaaataatcacattttatattactatcgatatgtagacgatataattatatgctggactggaacggacaaacaattggatgtctttgtagataaattaaacaatttgcacccaaaaattaaatttaaattagaaatagaacagaataattctttaaatttccttgatgtaacaatcactagagttaataatagacatcactttgggatttatcgtaagccaacttatacagatataaccataccagcttcatcttgtcatccatggcaacataaattagcagctttccatagttatgttcatagactgatgtccattcctctaactagggatcagtataacaaggaattaaatataatatatcgcatggccatttcgaatggatacaacccgaatattgtgaatagaataatcaataagaaacaattggtgttgattagaaaagaactttatggaattccattagaaaaacctaaaaaatttaaagctagtctaacatactttggtccagtgtcggaacgtattgcaaaaacacttagaaagcatgatataaatgtggctttcagaacaaataactctcttaaaaatatttgcaatggtaaagataaactagaaaagcaacataaatcgggagtatataaattgcaatgttctgaatgtaatgcaacatatattggtcaaaccggtcggaattttgatacacgttacaaggaacacatatccgctgttcgaaatgaccgtccacaaaggtcgcactttgcaaagcatctcctagatactggccataagctggcagataatcatatgtatgacattttacacacttgcaataaaggcctacgactatgcgttttggaacaattagaaataataaaacataataagtcaggaattaccttattaaatgaacaaatagagttatcgaagtcaccactaataaaaatgtttgaatgcgatgcgagataa
- the LOC128198178 gene encoding uncharacterized protein LOC128198178, translating into MSSVSFTVNETLDILNKLLEINKTHPSEMAELIELTHICMEQNYFRFNNDYYQQNEGLAMGSPLSPLMADIFMDDFENKNIVKNNHILYYYRYVDDIIICWTGTDKQLDVFVDKLNNLHPKIKFKLEIEQNNSLNFLDVTITRVNNRHHFGIYRKPTYTDITIPASSCHPWQHKLAAFHSYVHRLMSIPLTRDQYNKELNIIYRMAISNGYNPNIVNRIINKKQLVLIRKELYGIPLEKPKKFKASLTYFGPVSERIAKTLRKHDINVAFRTNNSLKNICNGKDKLEKQHKSGVYKLQCSECNATYIGQTGRNFDTRYKEHISAVRNDRPQRSHFAKHLLDTGHKLADNHMYDILHTCNKGLRLCVLEQLEIIKHNKSGITLLNEQIELSKSPLIKMFECDAR; encoded by the exons atgtccagtgtttcgtttact gtaaacgaaacactggacattttaaataaattgttagaaataaataaaacgcatccttctgaaatggcagagttgattgagttaacacatatatgtatggaacaaaattattttagatttaataatgattactaccagcaaaatgaagggctagctatgggatcacctttgagtcccttaatggctgacatatttatggatgactttgaaaataaaaatattgttaaaaataatcacattttatattactatcgatatgtagacgatataattatatgctggactggaacggacaaacaattggatgtctttgtagataaattaaacaatttgcacccaaaaattaaatttaaattagaaatagaacagaataattctttaaatttccttgatgtaacaatcactagagttaataatagacatcactttgggatttatcgtaagccaacttatacagatataaccataccagcttcatcttgtcatccatggcaacataaattagcagctttccatagttatgttcatagactgatgtccattcctctaactagggatcagtataacaaggaattaaatataatatatcgcatggccatttcgaatggatacaacccgaatattgtgaatagaataatcaataagaaacaattggtgttgattagaaaagaactttatggaattccattagaaaaacctaaaaaatttaaagctagtctaacatactttggtccagtgtcggaacgtattgcaaaaacacttagaaagcatgatataaatgtggctttcagaacaaataactctcttaaaaatatttgcaatggtaaagataaactagaaaagcaacataaatcgggagtatataaattgcaatgttctgaatgtaatgcaacatatattggtcaaaccggtcggaattttgatacacgttacaaggaacacatatccgctgttcgaaatgaccgtccacaaaggtcgcactttgcaaagcatctcctagatactggccataagctggcagataatcatatgtatgacattttacacacttgcaataaaggcctacgactatgcgttttggaacaattagaaataataaaacataataagtcaggaattaccttattaaatgaacaaatagagttatcgaagtcaccactaataaaaatgtttgaatgcgatgcgagataa
- the LOC128198188 gene encoding uncharacterized protein LOC128198188, with amino-acid sequence MQAQPKKYIPQAGTGAGNTGAGESRPLEATADDRGCPSYSGGGKVLLNCYKQFARSTSYSGEGQGSPNMETQDTQAHIPLSEDATSHIRVETTVADDFTRGLHLGRDINVPKSATPGDSGANPFVRGGAVKRSPPTKNNDINTQSQIETTESNLSNLTTEVQRTRAPRHHERRGSLGSAEGLFKACTTRIRSAGKRLRNEEDDEDDTQTEIMKAISRLTKITAGLVKIVGENANTRSEIKIGVRDLKGNIEYLNKMTRYWEDSLQKPTKTRALSKNSRDVEIQTTDVEKDEEYLKKEIAIQTDDDISENKDNSETRKKEINLKEKIQKCNDIRSLTEIIDQEWPEESFRTVKIEKGNPLSLNKDWDLVVIARPKPSENHKHQGIRKLLKTAHPEALELLDNCEAPTVEYTIQTSTSSKKGIAENEKWIYVLPYTQSTEKTKEVEYVYRLIQELTNVFKEHGRTKNVAIAADKEINKNHLRKILEKLMAEFDFKIKLLVEAEDIRKGKPNYGKGKGTETLIVKAEGSYADILKKMKANVTVTDMKQIGVEVKSVRKSNDGKVLMRVAGNAEALRNKLQGTLECAEVGIGRETIFHITGLDEDISTEELKTALETELKVPVQVKSIRPTQYGSKTATVSMSPISAKNLSNVSVINIGWTRCRLRKRVYVEKCYKCWETGHRAAKCNGPDRSNCCRQCSRVGHKADSCTSTPFCPHCDVLGHKAATTGCPKFRGAINEAGQTPHDLLLPTVRNHGIDLVILAEPNNKYAEAGGWERDRREDAAIIVYNKALTVGATIRGNGFIGFRFAQFTVYSCYISPNCSFDQFRQDLEELSASVRLQRGKVLVAGDFNAASTIWGSKTTNKRGQHLMDIIADLDLSVANTGNTPTFERGGKNSRPDITMANSNLAGMITGWEVLDEESASGHKYITYSIGEKIPGTESRPIGWNFNKIDKEKFENTLISEPIRTPFELVSATTKACNQAMPKRKARRKKPVYWWNNEINIARKQCLESRRAYTRANSKINKQRSEEDRLNQIRASEEARNRYKTAKLELQGLILKSKGEQWKKVGDEVDNDPWGLGYKIVTKKINRSSPTPISLQRMKDITAVLFPTHDDFTRTTGVVDQVPRITDDELAMACDRIKSRKAPGPDEIAPEIVKLASKVIPDQLRDVMNGIFLSGEFPDIWKTARLILLRKHNKSADEPSGYRPLCLLDCYGKLLERILLNRIEQLLPKHGGLAKDQFGFRSGRSTLDAIERVKAIALAAKQGSQRTRKLCTLVALDVRNAFNSAPWILILEEFKRRKFPDYVINLISSYLNQRNIIITDAAGSSETIRVTSGVPQGSILGPTLWNILYDGVFKLDLGDEARLVGFADDLALVVAARTDQLLMKRTNRALDIINKWMIGKHLKLAPEKTEAIMLSGRKRHGPLTFNIDGVEIKPCDKLRYLGVWLDRSLRFDKHVVQTAEKAEKLAAALTQLMPRKGGPRASKRRLLASVAHSVMLYGAPVWSQALQVTKYNNVLGRTQRRLAIRICGAYRTVSKEAVLVIAGLIPIDKLATERARLYKREAKRTPKEERKRTLQEWSTEWLESGKGQWTRDLIQDLVKWVERKHGEVDKLITQALTGHGVFNTYLHAIGKANSECCTYCGEVDTPNHAIFECMEFEGERSNARQGGEPLTKANLVPYMLENKEAWANGAKMLHYIMGRRVRDEWDRQKENIEA; translated from the exons ATGCAAGCACAACCGAAAAAATACATACCCCAGGCGGGTACCGGTGCTGGGAATACTGGCGCCGGAGAATCCCGCCCCCTGGAGGCTACGGCCGATGATAGGGGCTGCCCCTCGTATTCTGGGGGGGGCAAAGTTCTGCTTAATTGTTACAAGCAATTTGCCAGGTCCACCTCGTATTCTGGGGAAGGCCAAGGATCGCCTAACATGGAAACACAAGACACACAAGCACATATACCACTCTCAGAAGATGCAACCTCACACATTCGGGTTGAGACTACAGTAGCTGATGATTTCACACGGGGGCTCCACTTGGGAAGAGACATAAATGTGCCAAAATCTGCAACACCAGGAGACAGTGGAGCGAACCCTTTTGTCAGAGGAGGAGCTGTAAAAAGATCGCCGCcaactaaaaataatgatattaatacaCAGTCACAAATAGAGACCACAGAGAGTAATCTTAGTAATTTAACTACGGAAGTACAGAGAACGCGTGCACCAAGACATCACGAAAGAAGAGGCTCACTAGGGTCTGCCGAGGGTCTATTCAAAGCTTGCACTACAAGGATAAGATCTGCAGGTAAACGACTTAGAAATGAAGAAGACGACGAAGATGATACACAGACAGAGATAATGAAAGCAATTTCAAGGCTTACAAAAATAACAGCTGGCCTAGTGAAAATTGTTGGAGAAAATGCTAATACAAGAAGCGAAATCAAAATTGGTGTAAGGGATCTCAAAGGAAACATAGAATACCTGAATAAAATGACAAGGTATTGGGAAGACTCTCTTCAAAAACCCACCAAAACTAGAGCACTCTCTAAAAACTCAAGAGACGTTGAAATACAAACGACAGACGTTGAAAAAGatgaagaatatttaaaaaaagaaattgcgATACAAACTGATGACGATATAAGTGAAAACAAAGACAATTCGGAGacaagaaaaaaagaaataaaccttAAAGAAAAGATACAAAAATGTAATGATATACGCAGCCTTACTGAGATAATCGACCAAGAATGGCCAGAAGAATCGTTTCGAACTGTGAAGATCGAAAAAGGCAACCCACTCTCACTAAATAAGGACTGGGATCTTGTGGTAATCGCTAGGCCCAAACCTAGTGAAAATCACAAACACCAAGGAATCAGGAAATTACTCAAAACGGCGCATCCAGAAGCGCTTGAACTACTTGACAATTGTGAGGCTCCAACAGTAGAATATACAATCCAAACAAGCACAAGCTCAAAAAAGGGAATAGCGGAAAATGAGAAATGGATTTATGTCCTCCCATATACGCAAAGTACCGAAAAGACCAAAGAAGTGGAATATGTATACAGACTTATTCAAGAACTTACTAATGTGTTTAAAGAACACGGAAGAACAAAAAATGTAGCTATAGCGGCGGataaagaaatcaacaaaaacCATTTAAGGAAGATTCTTGAAAAACTTATGGCAGAGtttgactttaaaataaaactgctaGTGGAGGCAGAAGATATTCGCAAAGGAAAACCAAACTACGGGAAGGGTAAAGGTACTGAAACTCTAATAGTCAAAGCAGAGGGTTCCTATGCCGACATTCTTAAGAAGATGAAAGCCAATGTCACTGTAACCGACATGAAACAAATAGGAGTAGAGGTTAAATCTGTGAGGAAATCTAATGATGGAAAAGTGCTTATGAGGGTGGCAGGGAACGCAGAAGCGCTTAGGAATAAATTACAAGGCACTTTAGAATGCGCAGAAGTAGGCATAGGCAGAGAAACAATATTCCACATAACAGGCCTAGATGAAGATATATCAACAGAGGAGCTGAAAACAGCATTAGAGACTGAATTAAAAGTACCAGTGCAAGTCAAATCTATACGCCCGACACAATATGGGTCCAAAACAGCTACAGTTTCAATGAGTCCAATTTCTGCTAAGAATCTGTCAAATGTTAGTGTGATAAATATTGGTTGGACAAGATGCAGACTTAGGAAAAGAGTTTACGtggaaaaatgttataaatgttgGGAGACAGGCCACAGAGCAGCAAAATGCAACGGACCTGATAGGAGCAACTGTTGTAGACAGTGCAGTCGAGTCGGACACAAAGCGGATAGCTGCACTTCTACACCTTTTTGTCCACACTGTGATGTCTTAGGTCATAAAGCTGCTACTACAGGTTGCCCAAAATTCAGAGGTGCCATAAATGAAGCCGGACAAACTC CTCACGACCTTCTCTTACCCACGGTCAGAAACCATGGCATAGACCTAGTAATACTAGCAGAACCGAACAATAAATATGCTGAAGCTGGGGGCTGGGAGAGAGATCGGAGAGAAGACGCAGCAATAATTGTATACAACAAAGCCCTTACAGTGGGAGCTACCATACGAGGAAATGGTTTCATTGGCTTTCGATTTGCACAATTCACGGTGTACAGCTGCTACATATCCCCTAATTGTTCCTTTGACCAATTTCGGCAAGATCTTGAGGAACTTAGTGCCAGCGTGCGTCTTCAGCGAGGAAAAGTTCTTGTTGCTGGGGACTTTAACGCTGCATCGACCATATGGGGCAGCAAGACTACAAATAAAAGAGGACAACACCTAATGGACATAATTGCTGACCTGGATCTAAGCGTGGCAAATACTGGAAATACACCAACATTCGAAAGAGGTGGCAAAAATTCAAGACCAGACATAACAATGGCGAATTCAAATCTAGCTGGCATGATTACAGGCTGGGAAGTTCTTGATGAAGAATCTGCCAGTGGCCATAAATACATAACCTACAGTATCGGAGAAAAAATACCTGGAACCGAATCACGCCCAATTGGATGGAACTTCAACAAAATTGATAAAGAAAAGTTCGAAAACACGTTAATAAGTGAACCTATACGAACTCCTTTTGAGCTAGTCTCTGCAACAACCAAAGCCTGCAATCAAGCCATGCCTAAAAGAAAAGCTAGACGAAAAAAACCTGTCTACTGGTGGAATAACGAAATTAACATAGCTAGGAAACAATGCCTGGAATCTAGAAGAGCTTACACTAGAGCAAACTCGAAGATAAACAAGCAAAGATCAGAAGAGGATAGACTAAACCAAATTCGAGCCAGTGAAGAAGCTAGAAATAGATATAAAACAGCTAAACTAGAGCTGCAAGGcctcattttaaaatctaaGGGAGAACAATGGAAAAAAGTTGGTGATGAGGTAGACAACGACCCTTGGGGCTTGGGATACAAAATAGTTACCAAAAAGATCAACCGTTCTTCGCCAACTCCCATAAGCTTGCAAAGAATGAAGGACATCACGGCTGTATTATTCCCTACACATGACGACTTCACAAGGACCACTGGCGTAGTTGATCAGGTACCAAGGATTACTGACGATGAACTGGCGATGGCCTGCGATCGGATCAAATCCAGAAAAGCGCCAGGACCTGATGAAATTGCGCCAGAAATAGTTAAATTAGCAAGTAAGGTGATTCCCGACCAATTGAGAGACGTCATGAATGGTATTTTCCTAAGTGGAGAATTTCCAGATATATGGAAAACTGCTAGACTAATCCTCCTACGGAAACATAACAAATCAGCAGACGAACCATCAGGGTATAGGCCTCTCTGTCTTCTGGACTGCTATGGAAAGCTATTGGAGAGGATACTGCTAAATCGAATAGAGCAATTGCTACCAAAGCATGGTGGATTAGCGAAGGACCAATTTGGGTTTAGAAGTGGCCGGTCAACATTAGACGCCATCGAAAGAGTAAAAGCCATAGCGCTAGCGGCAAAGCAAGGATCGCAACGTACCAGAAAGCTCTGCACACTTGTTGCCCTAGACGTAAGAAATGCTTTTAACTCCGCTCCATGGATCCTAATACTGGAGGAATTTAAGAGGCGAAAATTCCCAGATTACGTCATCAACCTCATAAGCAGCTACTTGAATCAAAGAAACATCATAATAACGGACGCTGCAGGATCATCAGAGACGATCCGGGTGACAAGTGGAGTTCCCCAGGGCTCAATTCTTGGACCAACGCTGTGGAACATATTGTATGATGGAGTTTTCAAATTAGATCTTGGCGATGAGGCACGTCTAGTGGGTTTCGCGGATGACTTGGCTTTGGTTGTAGCCGCCAGAACTGATCAACTACTGATGAAAAGGACCAACAGGGCACTGGACATAATCAACAAGTGGATGATCGGGAAGCATCTAAAACTGGCACCGGAAAAGACCGAAGCCATAATGCTAAGTGGCAGGAAAAGGCATGGCCCACTCACTTTTAACATAGATGGGGTAGAAATAAAACCATGTGACAAACTCAGATACCTCGGAGTATGGCTAGATAGAAGCCTGAGGTTTGACAAACATGTGGTGCAAACAGCTGAGAAGGCAGAAAAGCTAGCGGCAGCCCTTACCCAGTTAATGCCCAGAAAAGGCGGACCAAGAGCCAGCAAAAGGCGGCTCCTCGCATCAGTGGCACACTCTGTCATGCTGTATGGGGCACCTGTTTGGAGCCAAGCACTTCAAGtgactaaatataataatgtgctTGGAAGAACGCAGCGACGCCTGGCTATCCGTATATGTGGAGCATACCGAACAGTATCTAAAGAAGCTGTGCTAGTGATAGCAGGATTGATACCTATCGACAAATTAGCTACAGAAAGAGCAAGGCTATACAAAAGGGAGGCCAAAAGAACTCCGAAGGAGGAGAGAAAAAGAACACTCCAAGAATGGTCAACAGAATGGCTTGAAAGTGGGAAAGGGCAATGGACCAGGGATTTGATTCAAGACTTAGTGAAATGGGTTGAACGAAAACATGGAGAGGTGGATAAGCTGATAACACAAGCATTAACCGGACATGGAGTATTTAATACTTACTTGCACGCGATAGGCAAAGCAAACAGTGAATGTTGCACATATTGCGGAGAAGTAGACACGCCCAACCACGCAATCTTTGAGTGCATGGAGTTCGAAGGGGAAAGAAGTAACGCACGCCAAGGCGGTGAACCTCTGACAAAAGCAAACTTAGTGCCATATATGTTGGAGAACAAGGAAGCCTGGGCTAACGGGGCGAAAATGCTGCATTACATTATGGGACGACGCGTGAGAGACGAATGGGATCGCCAGAAAGAAAATATCGAAGCGTGA